Part of the Kitasatospora sp. NBC_01266 genome, CCCACCGTGTAGGTGGCGGGCGGGTTCGGCGAGGCGTAGGCCAGGTCGGTGCTGGCGAACACCAGGCGCAGCCGGTGCCCGGCCGGGAAGTCGTAGTCGACGGCGGGCAGCCGGACGGTGACGGTCCGGCCGTCCGGTGCGTCGGCGCCGGTGATCCGCAGCGGGGCGGCGAGTTGCTCGGGCAGCGTCTGCTTGCCGTCCGGGCCGACGTCGTAGAGCTTGCCGAAGAGCACGGCGTCGGGTGCGTCGGAGTGCACGGTCAGGCTCACCGTCGGGCTACCGGTCAGCTGGAGCGCGGAGCTCAGCGGTGCCGAGTCGAAGGCGGCGTTCTGGCCGGGGAAGTCGATGGAGATGCCGACGCCCAGTTGGCTGGCCTGGGCGAGCGCGCCGAGCCCCGGCACGGTGGAGATCGCCGGCGGCGCGCCGCCGGGCGGGTTGGCGATGGTCTGCGGTCGGCTGTTCAGCTGGACGGTGGTGTCGGCGGTGCCGTTCAGGCCCGGGTAGCTGGTGCCGTCGGCGCCGCGCAGCACGGCCTGGAAGCCGGTGGTGTCCAGTCCGCCGGTCCGGGTGATCCGGAAGGCCGGGCCGGTGGAGTTGGACTGGTGCTTCAGGTAGTGGTCGAACCAGGCGATCACCCGGTCGGTCACCCGGTCGCTGGTCTCGGTGCCGCCGTCGTGGCCGCCGTCGAACCAGTCCACCGAGACGGGCGCGCCGTTCGCGGCGATCGCCTTGGCCATCTCGTCGCCCTGGTCGAGCGGGAAGAGCGAGTCCTGCTGGCCCTGGACCACCAGGGTGGGGACCTTGATCTGCGAGGCGTAGGTCGACGGGCTCGACTTGGCCAGCAGCGCGACCGCCGCGGCGTCGGGCCGGCCGGCGGTGGCCACCCGGTTGTACATCGCGCACAGCTCGGGGGTGAAGCGCCCGCAGCCCACCGGCCCGGTGGTGTTCTCCGAGGGGGCCGGCTTGCCGGTGGTGGAGGCGGTCAGGTCGCCGGCCGAGCCGTCGGTGAAGAAGATCCCGGCCCAGAGCTTCTTGAACACCCCGTCCGCCGGGGTGCTGCCCTCGACGTTCTGCGGGAAGAGCGCCTGGGGCAGGTCCCACCAGGTGATCATCGGCACGATGGCCTTGATCCGCGGGTCCGCTGCGGCGGCCAGCAGCGAGATCGCGCCGCCGTAGGAGGCGCCGGTGATGCCGACCACCGGGTCACCGGGCTTGTCCTTGAGCACCTCGGGCCGGGCGGTCAGCCAGTCGACCAGGTGCTTGACGTCCTGCACCTCGCCGTCCGGCGAGTCCAGGCCGATCTGCCCGGTGGAGTGGCCGAAGCCGCGCGAGGACCAGGTGAGCACGGCGAAGCCGGCTCGGGCCAGCGTGCGGGCCTCGTCCGCCTCGTCGGCCTTGCTGCCGCCGAAGCCGTGGGCGAGCAGCACCGCCGGACGCGGGCTGCTGCCGGTGGTGAAGAAGGAGGTGTCGATCGAGACCTGCTGGGCGCTGCCCGGCGCCTCGGGCATCGACAGGAACTGGTCCTGCTGGCGAACCGTCACCGGAGTGCTCGCCACCGCACCCACCGCGCCGAGGCCGACCAGGAGCAGCAGGGCCAGCGCCCCGGCCAGCAGCCGCCGAGCGGTCAGCGTGCTCCGTATGCGCGAACGCCGCCAGCGGCCGGAGAGGTTCATGGATAGTGATCGTATCCGCGGCTCCTGAGAACCGGCCACGAGGGCGGCCACTGCCCTGCCACTGCCCGGACGGCGCCCGGACGGCGCCCGGACGGTCAGAGGTTGGTCAGCTTCTCGCCCTTGAAGTCCTGCAGGATGTGGTCCACACAGACCGCCAGGATGATCATCAGATAGGCATCCTGCTGGCTCATCACGTCCACCGCATAGGCGTCCCTGATGGTGAACCAGCGCCGCGAGACATGGGCCAGCGTGGTGCCCTCGGAGCGGATGTCGAACTCGCGGTCCCAGAGGTTGCCGACGATCTTCAGCCGCCGGCCGTCCCGCAGCTTGACCGTGAAGCGGTCGCCGAAGAGCTTGAAGAGCTTCTTGCTGATCTTGGCGATCACCTCGCCGTCGTGCTTGATCAGGATGGTGTGGTGGACGGTGAGGAACTTCTTGACGATCGAGCCCACCACCGTGCCCTCGGTGTCCACGAAGGCGAAGGTGCTGCGGAACCGGAGCAGCTTCTTGTTGACCCGCCAGACCTTCTCGCGGTGCTCGGTCTCGATCCAGGCCTCCTCACGGAAGGCGAACATCCGGTCGCGCACCAGGTAACGCATCAAGATCCCCCGTTCGGGTCAGTGCTGAGCCGCCCCAGAGTAATGGGGCGGCCCGCGAGCCCGGCAGGGGGATGCGCTCGGAGGACTTTCAGAAGACCTTGACCATGGTGCGGTGCGGGATCCCGGCGTCGTCGTAGACCGGCCCCTCGGCGGTGTAGCCGAGGCGCTCGTAGAAGCCCATCGCCTGGACCTGGGCGTGCAGCTCGCACTCGGTGGCCCCGAGCTCGCGCCCGGCCCGCTCGACCGCGCCGACCAGCGCCGCGCCCAGCCCGGTGCCCCGGGCGGGCCGCAGCACGGCGAGCCGGCCGAGCAGCACCCGGCCCTTGACGCCGGTCAGCGCCAGCGCTTCCTCGCCGCTGATCAGCCGGGCGGCGCCGACCGGGCGGCCGTCCCGGTCGAGCGCGACCAGGTGGGTCGAGGTGGCGTCCAGCTCGTCGTACTCCAGCGCGGCCGGGATCTGCTGCTCGACCACGAAGACCTCGTGCCGAACCTGCTTGGCCAGCGCGACCTCGTCCTCGGTGCGGGCGATCCGGATCTCCATCGGCGGCCGATCCTCAGCTCTCGGCGGCGATGACGTCGAGGGACTTGCGCAGGT contains:
- a CDS encoding alpha/beta fold hydrolase; the encoded protein is MNLSGRWRRSRIRSTLTARRLLAGALALLLLVGLGAVGAVASTPVTVRQQDQFLSMPEAPGSAQQVSIDTSFFTTGSSPRPAVLLAHGFGGSKADEADEARTLARAGFAVLTWSSRGFGHSTGQIGLDSPDGEVQDVKHLVDWLTARPEVLKDKPGDPVVGITGASYGGAISLLAAAADPRIKAIVPMITWWDLPQALFPQNVEGSTPADGVFKKLWAGIFFTDGSAGDLTASTTGKPAPSENTTGPVGCGRFTPELCAMYNRVATAGRPDAAAVALLAKSSPSTYASQIKVPTLVVQGQQDSLFPLDQGDEMAKAIAANGAPVSVDWFDGGHDGGTETSDRVTDRVIAWFDHYLKHQSNSTGPAFRITRTGGLDTTGFQAVLRGADGTSYPGLNGTADTTVQLNSRPQTIANPPGGAPPAISTVPGLGALAQASQLGVGISIDFPGQNAAFDSAPLSSALQLTGSPTVSLTVHSDAPDAVLFGKLYDVGPDGKQTLPEQLAAPLRITGADAPDGRTVTVRLPAVDYDFPAGHRLRLVFASTDLAYASPNPPATYTVGLASPLTVPTDSALTTEATTLPARTWVLPLLALAAAAVLLLTARRRRALPPPDPALAEVPLRITGLSKRYKGATDRYAVRELGFTVRPGQVLGLLGPNGAGKTTTLRMLMGLIRPDEGEIRIFGHAVRPGAPVLSRVGAFVEGAGFLPHLSGRANLELYWQATGRPAEDAHLAEALEIADLGEALERAVRTYSQGMRQRLAIAQAMLGLPDLLILDEPTNGLDPPQIREMREVMIRYAATGRTVIVSSHLLSEVEQSCTHLVVMDRGRLISAGEVGEIVGGGELLLVGIPASYPPEELVAAAEKAAALPGVGSAEVTGHGLLVRLDGLTAHQLVAELVRLDVPVERAGPHRRLEDAFLSMIGGSA
- a CDS encoding LURP-one-related/scramblase family protein; translation: MRYLVRDRMFAFREEAWIETEHREKVWRVNKKLLRFRSTFAFVDTEGTVVGSIVKKFLTVHHTILIKHDGEVIAKISKKLFKLFGDRFTVKLRDGRRLKIVGNLWDREFDIRSEGTTLAHVSRRWFTIRDAYAVDVMSQQDAYLMIILAVCVDHILQDFKGEKLTNL
- a CDS encoding GNAT family N-acetyltransferase, with the protein product MEIRIARTEDEVALAKQVRHEVFVVEQQIPAALEYDELDATSTHLVALDRDGRPVGAARLISGEEALALTGVKGRVLLGRLAVLRPARGTGLGAALVGAVERAGRELGATECELHAQVQAMGFYERLGYTAEGPVYDDAGIPHRTMVKVF